The following coding sequences are from one Lolium rigidum isolate FL_2022 chromosome 6, APGP_CSIRO_Lrig_0.1, whole genome shotgun sequence window:
- the LOC124666379 gene encoding universal stress protein PHOS32-like has translation MAGRNIGVAVDFSSCSKAALRWASTNLTRNGDQLILIHVNNSSQTEQGAMHLWEQSGSPLIPLVEFSDPHVTKTYGLSPDKETLEILAQLAKQRGVQVFAKIFYGDPTKKLCESVDLVPLSCLVIGSRGLSTLKRALMGSVSTYVVNHAACPVTVVQENM, from the exons ATGGCTGGGAGGAATATCGGAGTTGCTGTGGACTTCTCATCATGCAGCAAAGCAGCTCTGCGATGGGCGTCAACAAACCTTACCAGGAACGGTGATCAACTCATACTTATCCATGTCAACAATTCCTCCCAGACTGAGCAAGGAGCAATGCATCTCTGGGAACAGAGTGGTTCGC CGCTCATACCTCTGGTAGAGTTCTCAGATCCCCATGTCACCAAGACTTATGGTCTGTCACCAGACAAGGAGACACTGGAAATCCTGGCTCAATTAGCAAAACAGAGAGGG GTTCAAGTCTTTGCAAAGATATTCTACGGTGACCCGACAAAGAAGCTGTGCGAGTCAGTTGACCTTGTTCCCCTCAGCTGTCTGGTTATTGGAAGCAGGGGTCTGAGTACACTGAAGAG GGCGCTGATGGGGAGCGTGAGCACCTATGTTGTGAACCACGCCGCCTGCCCAGTCACGGTTGTGCAAGAGAACATGTAG
- the LOC124658803 gene encoding pentatricopeptide repeat-containing protein At1g66345, mitochondrial-like, with the protein MNAAKSGGRMVARRHGGAVPCRGAASAVPSATPATPQHISHYLAHNPTVTWEALSASFPSAAAAAAAPDGYVDAVLLSLARNPISSSSTETIAKNAHSFFHWSAASSPSPHSLRSYCLLVHLLSRAALIRHASVLLQSAITRNSPSPTSHFLDAFFAAYEDSGTAATTRGLHLLVHAYAELRLPEEAISACRYLSRRGVTPSLSAFNAALHAAQRTGMFTVAWEVFELMTLKRVYANQATVELVIGVLSREGALARTAALVGRIHGKKCSPGVVAHVALALWIFEEGRADQGVLLLRRMLQRNIVFDDIAYSLIVHAYCHIGELKSAHEQWDDMVRRGCHPNAFVYTCLIGAHCRREGGVSEAIQLLQEMLSKKLKPYDATYSHLITGCFRQERAEDGSEYFDKMLEEGLVPDIGSCNEILEALCGAGEVSKANELVTAMIDKGIVLGQDTYCRLIDGYSKVGDAQGVVKIYYEMEHRGLTHCTEVFTCLIRGLCQCGNPKEAEKFLSVMERKSLVPTSDMHDTLISSYCEKGNTKRALRLYDTMITRKETLIPSADTFMTLVRRVIKVKTNCSLDT; encoded by the coding sequence ATGAACGCAGCCAAGTCCGGCGGCCGCATGGTCGCgcggcggcacggcggcgcgGTCCCCTGCCGCGGTGCCGCCTCCGCCGTGCCCTCCGCCACCCCCGCGACGCCTCAGCACATCTCCCACTACCTCGCGCACAACCCAACAGTGACCTGGGAGGCGCTCTCCGCCTCgttcccctccgccgccgccgccgccgcggcgcccgACGGGTACGTCGACGCCGTTCTGCTCTCCCTCGCcaggaaccccatctcctcctcctccaccgagaCCATTGCCAAGAACGCGCACAGCTTCTTCCACTGGTCCGCCGCCTCCTCGCCATCCCCCCACTCGCTCCGCTCCTACTGCCTCCTCGTCCACCTCCTCTCCCGCGCGGCGCTCATCCGgcacgcctccgtcctcctccagtCCGCCATCACCAGGAACTCCCCCTCGCCCACTTCCCATTTCCTGGACGCCTTCTTCGCGGCCTACGAGGACAGCGGCACCGCCGCCACGACCCGCGGCCTCCACCTCCTGGTGCACGCCTACGCGgagctccgcctcccggaggaggCCATCTCGGCCTGCCGCTACCTGTCCCGCCGCGGCGTGACCCCCTCCCTCTCCGCCTTCAACGCCGCGCTGCACGCGGCCCAGCGCACCGGCATGTTCACGGTCGCCTGGGAGGTGTTCGAGCTAATGACGCTCAAGCGGGTGTACGCCAACCAGGCCACCGTGGAGCTTGTCATCGGCGTGCTGAGCCGCGAGGGCGCGCTCGCCAGGACGGCAGCCCTCGTGGGGAGGATCCACGGCAAGAAGTGCTCGCCGGGCGTCGTGGCGCACGTCGCCCTGGCGCTGTGGATCTTCGAGGAGGGGAGGGCCGATCAGGGGGTCTTGCTGCTCAGGAGGATGCTGCAGAGGAACATTGTGTTTGACGACATCGCCTACTCGCTGATTGTGCATGCTTACTGCCATATTGGTGAGCTGAAGTCAGCCCACGAGCAGTGGGACGACATGGTCCGCCGAGGCTGCCACCCGAACGCGTTCGTGTATACCTGCCTCATCGGAGCGCATTGCCGCCGCGAAGGCGGTGTCAGTGAGGCTATACAGTTGCTGCAGGAAATGCTGTCCAAGAAGCTCAAGCCATATGATGCTACATACAGTCACCTCATCACCGGCTGTTTTAGACAGGAGAGGGCAGAGGACGGCTCGGAGTACTTTGACAAGATGCTCGAGGAAGGCCTTGTGCCAGACATCGGCAGTTGCAATGAGATCCTAGAGGCGCTCTGCGGCGCAGGAGAGGTCAGCAAGGCGAACGAGTTGGTAACGGCAATGATTGACAAGGGAATTGTTCTTGGCCAGGATACATACTGTAGGCTCATTGATGGATACAGCAAGGTTGGTGATGCCCAAGGTGTTGTCAAGATTTATTATGAGATGGAGCACAGGGGACTTACCCATTGCACTGAAGTTTTTACCTGCCTTATCAGGGGGCTCTGCCAATGTGGGAATCCAAAGGAAGCTGAGAAGTTCCTCTCTGTGATGGAAAGGAAATCGCTGGTTCCGACTAGTGACATGCATGATACGCTGATCAGCAGTTACTGTGAGAAGGGCAACACTAAGAGGGCGCTTCGGTTGTATGACACGatgatcacacggaaggagacgcTAATCCCCTCTGCGGATACTTTTATGACGTTAGTGAGAAGAGTCATCAAAGTAAAGACTAACTGTTCCCTTGATACCTAA